A stretch of Camelina sativa cultivar DH55 chromosome 18, Cs, whole genome shotgun sequence DNA encodes these proteins:
- the LOC104760296 gene encoding protein NRT1/ PTR FAMILY 5.2-like, with product MAVEEVGDDYTKDGTVDLRGNPVRRSIRGRWKACSFVVVDEVFERMAYYGISSNLVIYMTTKLHQGTVKSSNNVTNSVGTSWLTPILGAYVADAHLGRYITFVISCAIYFSVRLFLIL from the exons ATGGCAGTAGAAGAGGTTGGAGACGACTACACAAAAGATGGAACAGTTGATCTTCGAGGCAATCCTGTTCGAAGATCCATTAGAGGTCGTTGGAAAGCTTGTTCATTCGTCGTTG TGGATGAGGTGTTTGAACGGATGGCTTATTACGGAATATCAAGCAACCTGGTGATTTACATGACAACCAAACTGCACCAAGGAACGGTCAAGTCGTCGAACAATGTGACCAATTCGGTTGGGACTAGTTGGCTCACACCAATCTTGGGTGCTTACGTCGCAGACGCTCATCTTGGTCGCTACATCACTTTCGTTATCTCTTGTGCTATCTATTTCTCAGTACGTTTATTTCTGATTCTATAA
- the LOC104760297 gene encoding protein NRT1/ PTR FAMILY 5.2-like: MLRMLPVLFITFVPSMMIAQINTLFVKQGTTLDRKVTGAFSIPPASLSAFVTLSMLISIVIYDRVFVKLTRKYTGNPRGITLLQRMGIGLIFHILIMIIASVTERYRLKIAADHGLIHQTGVKLPLTIFVLLPQFVLMGIADSFLNVAKLEFFYDQAPESMKSLGIRIPQRV; this comes from the exons atgctAAGAATGTTACCTGTCTTGTTCATAACTTTCGTCCCAAGCATGATGATCGCACAAATCAACACTTTGTTTGTTAAACAAGGAACCACTCTAGACCGGAAAGTCACTGGAGCTTTCAGCATCCCACCAGCTAGTCTCTCCGCATTCGTCACACTCTCAATGCTCATTTCCATAGTCATATACGATCGAGTCTTCGTCAAGCTAACCCGAAAATACACTGGAAATCCACGAGGAATTACTTTGCTTCAACGAATGGGAATTGGTCTTATCTTTCATATCCTCATCATGATCATCGCATCTGTCACTGAAAG GTATAGACTCAAAATAGCTGCTGATCATGGTCTCATCCATCAAACCGGAGTAAAACTACCTTTGACTATCTTCGTTTTGCTTCCTCAATTCGTGCTAATGGGTATAGCTGATTCATTTTTAAATGTTGCAAAGCTAGAATTTTTCTATGATCAAGCTCCCGAGAGCATGAAAAGTCTCGGAATTCGTATTCCACAACGAGTTTAG